From a region of the Danio aesculapii chromosome 4, fDanAes4.1, whole genome shotgun sequence genome:
- the LOC130222381 gene encoding gastrula zinc finger protein XlCGF57.1-like, which yields MRIHTGEKPFTCTQCGMSFIQSSHLNNHMKIHTGEKPFACTQCVKSFSISSSLNLHMRIHTGENPFKCTQCGKSFSQSAHLNEHMMSHTGEKPFTCTQCGKSFSISSSLNGHMRIHTGEKLFTCTQCGKSFSQSSSLNRHMRIHTGDKPFTCTQCGRSFSCSSSLNSHMRIHSREKPFTCTQCGKSFSISSSLNSHMRIHTGEKPFTCTQCGKSFSISSSLNSHMRIHTGEKPFTCTQCGKSFSQSSSLNRHLRIHTGKKPFTFT from the coding sequence atgaggatccacactggagagaaaccattcacatgcactcagtgtggaatgagtttcatccaatcatcacaccttaataatcacatgaaaatccacactggagagaaaccattcgcatgcactcagtgtgtgaagagtttcagcatatcgtcatcccttaatctacacatgaggatccacactggagagaaccctttcaaatgcactcagtgtgggaagagtttcagccaatcagcacaccttaatgaacacatgatgagccacactggagagaaaccattcacatgcactcagtgtgggaagagtttcagcatatcatcatcccttaatggtcacatgaggatccacactggagagaaactatttacatgcactcagtgtgggaagagtttcagccaatcatcatcccttaatagacacatgaggatccacactggagataagccattcacatgcactcagtgtgggaggagtttcagctgctcatcatcccttaatagtcacatgaggatccactctcgagagaaaccattcacatgcactcagtgtgggaagagtttcagcatatcatcatcccttaatagtcacatgaggatccacactggagagaaacctttcacatgcactcagtgtgggaagagtttcagcatatcatcatcccttaatagtcacatgaggatccacactggagagaaaccatttacatgcactcagtgtgggaagagttttagccaatcatcatcccttaatagacacctgaggatccacactggaaagAAACCATTCACTTTCACTTAa